TCTCGCCCTCCTTCCTAACCACCAGGTCGACGGCCTCGAGCCCGAGGATTATCTTGGCGCCGGCGTTCACAGCAGCCGAGGCGAGACCGGTTATCAGGGCGACCGAGTCTAGCGAGTAGATGCCCTTGACGCTTGTCGGGTGAACGCGTATACCCATGTCATTTAGCACTGGGAGTGCCTCCTCCTGAACCAGCACCTTGTGAAAGAGCATGCCACCGCCTCCAATGCCGCCACCCACGCTCAGACGCCTCTCCAGCACGAGAACCCTGAAGCCCCGCTTGGCTAGGTAGAAGGCGGCGGTTAGGCCAGCAGGACCCGCGCCAACGACTATCACGTCGCTTTCGGCATACTCGACTAGCTCCTTAGAGGCCTCCTCGATGATCACGCGTGTGATAATGGCATCAAGTCCGGGCATGGCCGTTCGCCGGGTTGTCATGTGCCCAGGAATAACCACCCCTCAAACCCTCCGCCACGCTCAACAAGCAATCCACCAGGTCGCTAATCCATGTTGTACTCCACGGTAACGCTATAGTAGTGGTATTAGAACAGAGCATGTGACGAGAGTATATCGCAATGTCGTTGTAGAGGCTGGGTAGTGTAACACCAGGCGGGTTGAGATGAGGCGGTAAACTAGGACTAGTGTGAGGCGCGCATCTAGTAAAACTAGTTTAAGATCGTGAGGTAGTCGTGTAAGGAGAGAGGTGCAAAGAATCCGGCTCGGGTTACACGCGCGTTAGGCGTCGGCGCCTCTAACCTGTAGTAGCTCTTCCGGCTTGAGCTTGCGAATGTCGATTCCCATCATGCTCTTTGACTCGGATATCATCCTCTGCGCCTCTGCGACAGTCTCCGGGTCATCCCACATCGCCGTTGCCAGCACGATTGCCTGTGCCCTCTCCCTTGGATCCTGGCTCTTGAATATCCCGGAGCCTACGAACACGCCATCAGCGCCAAGCCACATCATGAGGGCTGCGTCTGCAGGTGTGGCTATACCGCCTGCTGCGAAGTTTACGACCGGGAGCCTGCCGAGTTTCGCGGTCAGCTCGACGAGCTGGTAGGGGACGCCATACTCTCTTGCCTTCCTCATCCTCTCCTCGGGGGACATGGAGCGCAGAGACCATATCTCGCTCATAATCTGCTTCATGTGGCGTACTGCCTCGGCGACGTTGCCGGTGCCCGCCTCGCCCTTCGTCCTTATCATCGCGGCGCCCTCGGTTATCCTACGGAGAGCCTCGCCGAGGTTCCTAGCGCCGTTGACGAACGGTATCTTGAACTCCCACTTGTTTATGTGGTGGTGTTCGTCGACGGGTGTCAACACCTCACTCTCGTCTATCATGTCGACGCCCACGGCTTCGAGTATCTTAGCCTCCATGTAGTGCCCGATTCTCACCTTCGCCATAACGGGTATCGTTATGCTCTCCATAACCTGCTCTATGACCTTGACGTCAGCCATTCTCGCGACGCCACCCGCCTTCCTCACGTCGTAGGGCAGCTTGTCGAGAACCATGACCGAGACGGCGCCAGCATCCTCGGCTATCTCTGCCTGCTTAACGTTAGTAACGTCCATGCAGACGCCTCCCTTCTGGAATATCGGGAAGCCATACTTCACGCGGAGAGTACCACGAGCAGGTATCTCGATAACCTCGGGGAGCCTCTCCGGCCCATAACGGAACCAGAGTCCATCCTCACGCAGCCTGTCAGCAGCCTCGGCCAGCCTGTAGAAGAAGTCGACTATAGTGTCAAACCCGACCTCGTAGAGACGCACGGACCCCATCCAATGATGGTATGGTCCTAGAGGCTCGGCCACGAGCCTACCCCACCCCCATGATTGCAACACAACCCCCATAATACACCCTGCCCGGGGTTACACGCGCAAGCCAAGAACGCCGGGGCGTGCGGCTAAGAGGCAACGTAAACATAGCAACACGCCACTAAAACTTATAAAGGGTCACGGAGACCCATCCCTCAAACGGAAGAACCCGCTGGGCCCGTAGCTCAGCCCGGTAGAGCGCCCGGCTCATAACCGGGTGGTCGGGGGTTCAAATCCCCCCGGGCCCACCACTCCTCCTCACCCATCACGAGCACGTGATTGATGTCACATTAATCACTCCTTTGCACCCGCCCAAGAGGGTGCAGAATGTGCCGAGTCCGTGGTGGTCAGGGTTACGCGAGACGCTCGTCATGCGACGGTCTATGAGGATGTGGAGGTATTCTGGGCCAGAAAATGAGAGGAAGGCACATGTCCGCTCTTAGTCTAGCTTCCAGCTCTCAAGGTACTTCTTCTGTTCCTCGGTGAGCTCGTCTATCTCGATGCCCATAGACTTTAGCTTTAGCCTGGCAACCTCCTGGTCTATCTCGAGGGGCACATTGTAGACTTTTGCCGGTAGCCTCCCCTTGTTCTTGACGAGGTACTCTACCGAGAGGGCTTGGTTAGCGAAACTCATGTCCATTACTTCGCTTGGGTGGCCCTCTGCGCATACAAGGTTGACTAGGCGCCCCTCGCCGAGAAGGTAGATCCTCCTGCCATCCTTCAAGCGGTACTCGGTTACGCATGGGCGTATCTCTCTCTTCTCGGTCGCGAGTTCCTCAAGGTCGGGTATCCATATCTCGACGTTGAAGTGGCCAGCGTTGGCTAGTATCGCGCCATCCTTCATTAGCTCCATGTGCTCCTTTCTTATCACAGCCTTGTTGCCGGTGGCGGTGATGAATATGTCGCCTACCTTGGCTGCCTCCCTCATTGGCATGACTTCGAAGCCGTCCATTACAGCTTCGAGGGCGCGTATCGGGTCAACCTCTGTCACGATAACTCTCCTCGCGCCCAAGCCCTTGGCTCTAAGAGCTATGCCGCGGCCAACCCACCCGTAGCCAGCCACGACGACAACCTTGCCAGCGACGAGTATGTTCGTGGCGCGTAGGATGCCATCGAACGTGCTCTGACCGGTTCCGTACCTATTATCGAACATCATCTTGGTGCGAGCGTCGTTAACGGCTATGACGGGGTACTTGAGCACGCCCTGCTTCTCCATAGCGCGTAGCCTAATGACGCCCGTGGTAGTCTCCTCAGTGCCGCCCCACACCTTCCCAGCGATCGACGGGAACTTGTCGTGAAGCATTGCGTGTAGGTCGCCACCATCGTCAATAACTATGTCTGGCTCCCACTTCGCCACGAACTCTATACACGAGAAGTACTCGTCCTCGTTCATGCCCCTCCAGGCGCACACCTCGATACCGTCCTTCACGAGAGCGGCTGCAACGTCATCCTGCGTGCTGAGCGGGTTGCTAGCCGCGAGCCTAACCTCAGCGCCGCCAGCCTTCAACGTCCTCACGAGAGCAGCCGTCTCTTTGGTGACGTGGAGAACTGCGCCAACCTTTATGCCCTTCAGGGGCTTCTCACGCTCGAAGCGCTCCCTAATCATCCGCGCAACTACTGGCATGTTACGCTCTGCCCACTCGATCTGCAGCTTACCACGCTCAGCCAAACCAAGGTCCTTCACGCGATACTCCATCGTATGGTTCCCCCGGCAACCCGCGCACCCAGCCTAAAAAATAACAGTATAGTAGTGGGTCTTGGTGCACCCTGGCCGACACGCCAAGAGCGTCAAGCTGGGTGTGGTGCTACCCTCCTCTTCCACTCCTCAATCCTAGCGAGAAGGTCGTCGTGAAGCGTCTTCTCTTCGGGCGAGAGCTTCTCGTACACCTCGGCGCGGGCGCCTGGGCTGCGTAGAAGCTGCAGGATAGTCCAGAGGCGCCTCGAGACAATCTCCTCGAAGTATAACTCTGCCTTGCTCTTCTCCTCGAGGAGTTGCGGCTCAGGTCTCCTCCTTAGCTCGGTCTCGAGTCTCCTGAGGTAATCGGCGGCGCGGAAATAGAAGTCCTCGGGGAGCGAGGGTGTATCGGCGAGGCTCCTAGCCTCCGTCACTATGAAGTGTACCCTGGCTATATCATCGAGGCTCATTGGCGACTCTAGCGGCTCCACTATACCCTTCTCCTCGAGCACCTTAGCTATCCACCTAGGCACCTCTATCTCAGTACCCTTCCTCAACTCTATCTCTACGCCATCGATCACTATCTTGCCAACCTCTTTCACGACCATCACGCGGACGGGCCTTGTCTCGTAACGGATGCGCAGCGCCTCAAGCTTAGCTTCAAGGCTCGGCATCCAGCCTCACACCAACCCTCAATACATGGCTGTACGGGCAGGGGTAGAAGCACTGTTGGCAACAGCATGGTTAGTGTTTTAATCGTGGGTTGAGAGTGGCCCGGGACTCGCGGTGCATGGGGTTGCCAGGTGGGTATGAAATTCAAGGCGAGACTCCCCAAGGAGGTTGAGGTACTCGATTCTACTCTACGTGAGGGTAGCCAAGCGCGTGGAGTGAGCTTTGATGTACAAGGCAAGGTTCGCATAGCACTTGAGCTTGATAGGCTTGGGGTGGCCTTCATCGAAGGTGGGTGGCCGGGAAGCAACCCAAAGGACGACGAGTTCTTCCGCGTCGTGCGCGAGTATAGTCTGGAGCATGCCGAGTTAGTAGCCTTCACCTCGACCAGGAGGAAAGGGGTGCGAGCCGAGGATGACCCGATGTTATCCAAGGTTCTCGAGGCGGGCACCAAGTGGGTAACCGTGTTTGGCAAGTCCTGGGATCTTCACGTGCGTGAGGTGCTCCGAACGAGCCTGGAAGAGAATCTCGAGATGATATATGATACTATCCGCTTCTTCCGCGAGCATGGCATCAGGGTAATATTCGATGCTGAGCACTTCTTCGACGGGTTTCGTGAGAACCGTGAGTATGCGCTGAAGGTTCTCGAGACGGCGCTCGAAGCTGGTGCAGAGAGGCTAGTCCTTGCTGATACGAATGGTGGTATGCTGCCACACCAGGTGTACGCCGTGGTATCGGAGATTGTAGAGAAGTTTGGTA
The Pyrolobus fumarii 1A DNA segment above includes these coding regions:
- the pdxS gene encoding pyridoxal 5'-phosphate synthase lyase subunit PdxS, encoding MRLYEVGFDTIVDFFYRLAEAADRLREDGLWFRYGPERLPEVIEIPARGTLRVKYGFPIFQKGGVCMDVTNVKQAEIAEDAGAVSVMVLDKLPYDVRKAGGVARMADVKVIEQVMESITIPVMAKVRIGHYMEAKILEAVGVDMIDESEVLTPVDEHHHINKWEFKIPFVNGARNLGEALRRITEGAAMIRTKGEAGTGNVAEAVRHMKQIMSEIWSLRSMSPEERMRKAREYGVPYQLVELTAKLGRLPVVNFAAGGIATPADAALMMWLGADGVFVGSGIFKSQDPRERAQAIVLATAMWDDPETVAEAQRMISESKSMMGIDIRKLKPEELLQVRGADA
- the ahcY gene encoding adenosylhomocysteinase, with amino-acid sequence MEYRVKDLGLAERGKLQIEWAERNMPVVARMIRERFEREKPLKGIKVGAVLHVTKETAALVRTLKAGGAEVRLAASNPLSTQDDVAAALVKDGIEVCAWRGMNEDEYFSCIEFVAKWEPDIVIDDGGDLHAMLHDKFPSIAGKVWGGTEETTTGVIRLRAMEKQGVLKYPVIAVNDARTKMMFDNRYGTGQSTFDGILRATNILVAGKVVVVAGYGWVGRGIALRAKGLGARRVIVTEVDPIRALEAVMDGFEVMPMREAAKVGDIFITATGNKAVIRKEHMELMKDGAILANAGHFNVEIWIPDLEELATEKREIRPCVTEYRLKDGRRIYLLGEGRLVNLVCAEGHPSEVMDMSFANQALSVEYLVKNKGRLPAKVYNVPLEIDQEVARLKLKSMGIEIDELTEEQKKYLESWKLD
- a CDS encoding sulfide-dependent adenosine diphosphate thiazole synthase, with translation MPGLDAIITRVIIEEASKELVEYAESDVIVVGAGPAGLTAAFYLAKRGFRVLVLERRLSVGGGIGGGGMLFHKVLVQEEALPVLNDMGIRVHPTSVKGIYSLDSVALITGLASAAVNAGAKIILGLEAVDLVVRKEGERHRVAGVMALWSAVGIANLHVDPLMFEAKAVVDATGHDARLARIAHQKLRGEAPEVPGDGPAWAEEGEKLVVKATGELIPGLYVAGMAATAVKGYYRMGPIFGGMLLSGKKVADLITEKLRGK